Proteins from one Sabethes cyaneus chromosome 2, idSabCyanKW18_F2, whole genome shotgun sequence genomic window:
- the LOC128734738 gene encoding uncharacterized protein LOC128734738 isoform X1, producing MVFSGNRMAALTRLVIVLFVISSLERTIAETYECTVGNYGSDKQQHCIFRNVRYNQNSTNIVFKAPNSDKQPRIVFEDSKMDHLPKEFLETFGKDLKVLIVSKCELRSVVITHALEELHAIDNYITKVIVHQTPQSSPLKEIHLQSNRLKDISNITKSCKNARIVDLSRNQELADQDTFDLSMFNGFNQLEYLLLADIGAFYLDNTKNAVLPALTLLDLSMNNLLPSDLRLDRLDGFEKLEVLRLNDNNMAQLDYALLTGMKSLKTVYLEGNSFDCSYLKTMVKFLNENNIVTPVARPANNCDTGFMVEHEMCCKSAQLSHIPKPSPTRPLVPAQANPAPANPAAPNTPILNEVETKPIDVVNDNTPVMSETHPDNGVTNLRVNLLFILTGAIVALVSRD from the coding sequence CAGAATGGCAGCATTAACACGCCTCGTCATTGTGCTGTTCGTGATTTCTTCACTCGAGCGGACCATTGCAGAAACTTACGAGTGTACCGTTGGAAACTACGGCTCCGACAAACAGCAGCACTGCATCTTCCGCAATGTTCGGTATAACCAAAATTCCACTAATATCGTGTTCAAAGCACCCAATAGTGACAAACAACCGAGGATTGTTTTCGAAGATTCAAAAATGGATCATTTACCCAAGGAATTCCTAGAAACCTTTGGCAAAGATTTGAAGGTGCTGATTGTGTCTAAATGTGAGCTTAGATCTGTAGTGATAACCCATGCATTAGAGGAACTGCATGCAATTGATAACTATATCACTAAAGTGATTGTGCACCAAACTCCTCAAAGTTCTCCCTTGAAAGAGATTCACTTACAATCAAaccgtttgaaagatatttCGAATATTACGAAAAGCTGCAAGAATGCTCGAATTGTTGACTTGAGCCGAAACCAGGAGTTAGCGGATCAGGACACATTCGATCTTTCGATGTTCAATGGGTTCAACCAGTTGGAATATCTACTATTAGCTGATATTGGAGCTTTCTATCTGGATAATACGAAAAATGCGGTTCTGCCGGCTTTAACACTGCTTGATTTGTCGATGAATAATCTGCTGCCAAGTGATCTTCGGTTGGATCGTTTAGATGGTTTTGAAAAGCTGGAAGTATTGAGATTAAATGACAATAACATGGCACAGTTGGATTACGCATTACTCACTGGTATGAAGTCATTGAAGACGGTGTATCTAGAAGGCAACTCATTTGACTGCTCTTATCTGAAAACAATGGTCAAGTTCCTGAATGAAAATAACATCGTCACTCCAGTTGCTCGTCCGGCGAATAATTGTGACACTGGATTCATGGTCGAACACGAAATGTGTTGTAAATCGGCACAATTGTCCCACATTCCTAAACCAAGTCCCACCCGTCCACTAGTTCCAGCTCAAGCCAATCCAGCTCCTGCCAATCCAGCCGCACCAAATACTCCTATACTCAACGAGGTCGAAACTAAACCAATAGACGTCGTTAACGACAACACGCCCGTTATGAGTGAAACACACCCCGATAATGGAGTTACTAATTTACGCGTAAATTTGTTATTCATATTAACAGGTGCGATTGTGGCTCTCGTGTCACGTGATTAA
- the LOC128734738 gene encoding uncharacterized protein LOC128734738 isoform X2 produces the protein MVFSGKMAALTRLVIVLFVISSLERTIAETYECTVGNYGSDKQQHCIFRNVRYNQNSTNIVFKAPNSDKQPRIVFEDSKMDHLPKEFLETFGKDLKVLIVSKCELRSVVITHALEELHAIDNYITKVIVHQTPQSSPLKEIHLQSNRLKDISNITKSCKNARIVDLSRNQELADQDTFDLSMFNGFNQLEYLLLADIGAFYLDNTKNAVLPALTLLDLSMNNLLPSDLRLDRLDGFEKLEVLRLNDNNMAQLDYALLTGMKSLKTVYLEGNSFDCSYLKTMVKFLNENNIVTPVARPANNCDTGFMVEHEMCCKSAQLSHIPKPSPTRPLVPAQANPAPANPAAPNTPILNEVETKPIDVVNDNTPVMSETHPDNGVTNLRVNLLFILTGAIVALVSRD, from the coding sequence AATGGCAGCATTAACACGCCTCGTCATTGTGCTGTTCGTGATTTCTTCACTCGAGCGGACCATTGCAGAAACTTACGAGTGTACCGTTGGAAACTACGGCTCCGACAAACAGCAGCACTGCATCTTCCGCAATGTTCGGTATAACCAAAATTCCACTAATATCGTGTTCAAAGCACCCAATAGTGACAAACAACCGAGGATTGTTTTCGAAGATTCAAAAATGGATCATTTACCCAAGGAATTCCTAGAAACCTTTGGCAAAGATTTGAAGGTGCTGATTGTGTCTAAATGTGAGCTTAGATCTGTAGTGATAACCCATGCATTAGAGGAACTGCATGCAATTGATAACTATATCACTAAAGTGATTGTGCACCAAACTCCTCAAAGTTCTCCCTTGAAAGAGATTCACTTACAATCAAaccgtttgaaagatatttCGAATATTACGAAAAGCTGCAAGAATGCTCGAATTGTTGACTTGAGCCGAAACCAGGAGTTAGCGGATCAGGACACATTCGATCTTTCGATGTTCAATGGGTTCAACCAGTTGGAATATCTACTATTAGCTGATATTGGAGCTTTCTATCTGGATAATACGAAAAATGCGGTTCTGCCGGCTTTAACACTGCTTGATTTGTCGATGAATAATCTGCTGCCAAGTGATCTTCGGTTGGATCGTTTAGATGGTTTTGAAAAGCTGGAAGTATTGAGATTAAATGACAATAACATGGCACAGTTGGATTACGCATTACTCACTGGTATGAAGTCATTGAAGACGGTGTATCTAGAAGGCAACTCATTTGACTGCTCTTATCTGAAAACAATGGTCAAGTTCCTGAATGAAAATAACATCGTCACTCCAGTTGCTCGTCCGGCGAATAATTGTGACACTGGATTCATGGTCGAACACGAAATGTGTTGTAAATCGGCACAATTGTCCCACATTCCTAAACCAAGTCCCACCCGTCCACTAGTTCCAGCTCAAGCCAATCCAGCTCCTGCCAATCCAGCCGCACCAAATACTCCTATACTCAACGAGGTCGAAACTAAACCAATAGACGTCGTTAACGACAACACGCCCGTTATGAGTGAAACACACCCCGATAATGGAGTTACTAATTTACGCGTAAATTTGTTATTCATATTAACAGGTGCGATTGTGGCTCTCGTGTCACGTGATTAA